ATCTTTATTATGATGACGATTACCTAACCGCAATATGCGCAAAGAGATTGGGAAGCGAGAAGGCCAAAGAAAACCAGGCCGATCAGTTTGCATCATATCTGCTGATGCCACCGGATGCGTTGGCAGATATGATTAATCGCACTAAGAAAAACAAAACAGACAGGTTATCCGTTGAAAATCTTGTCCGTTTGGAACAGTATTTCGGAGTAAGCAGGCAGGCGATATTATACAGGTTAATCGAGGATGGCGAAATTACGCAGCAAGAAGCCGAATCCATGAGGCAAGGAATAATTTGGTCGGCGCTAAGCTTGGGTTATGACGATACCTTATACAAACCATTGCCTGCAAATAAACAATATATGACCTATGGCTTTTATATCCAGCAAGCAAATGAAGCTTTCAAAAAGGGTTTAATTTCAAGCGGTAAATACGAAGAGCTGCTTTTGTCGGCATACAGGCATGACCTTGTTTATGGTGACGAATCCGAAGGGGGCGAATTGATCAATGATTGATTCGCTTTTTTTCGATAACGACTGCTTGTCGTCCTTTTTGTGGGTAAAAAAAGAAGATATGCTGGTTAACCTGTATCCAGGCAGAATTATTATCCCAATGCCAGTATACGATGAACTGTCGTATCCTGGCATCTCTCATTTGAGGGCCAGAATTGACGCAATGATTTCAGGTGGCCAGGTGACATTGGCAAGTATCAGCATTGATACGTGCACATTTGAGTTGTATCGCGAGTTAACGGAGGCACCAATGGGCGGTTGCGTTGTTATTGGCAAAGGCGAAGCAGCCTCAATAGCATTGGCAAAAACTTGCAGTGGCATAGTGGCAAGCAACAATCTTCGGGACATCGCTCCATATATAGGTAGATTTGCCCTGAAACATTTGAGTACCGGCGACATATTAACAGAGGCGCTCAAGAAAGGATATATCACAGAAATGCAAGGAAACTCGCTTTGGTGCTCAATGTTAGCAAAACGTCGCAAGTTAGGTGCAAAATCGTTCACGGAATTTTTGTCAAAAACGCCCAGGTAATAGATATCTCCTCCGAAACGGGTGCCGGTGGCGGGCGAGCGCTTTATCCAACCCAACCTGGCGCTGGGGACGTAAGCGGCATTAAAGGGGATGACGAGGGGGGGATGACGAGGGGACGGGGTTCTTGGCACATTTTCCACCAGTCATATTTATGCCCGGCAAACAATGCCCCGGTTAATCCCAGTTAGTCTAGCGATCTGCCTGATTGAAAGTTTGTATTCATCCTTAAGCTTTTTAATGGCTCAACACCGACTAGCAGCAACAGGTGAGTGTGCTTACCCATTAAACAGTATGCATATAGGCTATAGGCGCTACTTTCTTTATATATAATAGAGCTGCAAAGCATCGAGAAATTTCTGGTTATTTTCCCAGTCTTCAAAGATGTTTTGCCGGCTGATTCCTCATTAAAAAAAAAGTGTTAAATTCCGCTACTGCTCTTTTCCCTGGCCCGTTTTGGCACAAACTACAACTCTTTGCCACATTAACCCAGAACTGGCAATGTGCCAAGAACCCCGTCCCCTTGGCACTCATGTGTCAAGAACCCCGTCCCCTTGGCACCCGCCAGAACTGGCAATGTGTCAAGAACCCCGTCCCCTTGGCACTCGTCCCCTTGGCACTCCTCGTCCCCTTGGCACCCACCCTTGGCACCCAAGAACTTCTTCCCCATGTCTTCATATATTTTCTTGCGTAATTGTACAATGTGCTGTACAATATAACCCAGGAGGTGTTAAAAAATGATTGCAACAACCTATTCGTCAGTCAGACAAAATTTCAAAAAGTACTGTGATAAAGCCACGATTGATTTTGAAACCATTATTATTACTCGTGAACGTGGCGATAATGTGGTTATGATGTCCGAAGCCGAGTACAACAACCTTTTGGAAAACCTTCACGTCAGAAGTAATCCCAAGTACTACAACGAACTATTGCAGTCCATAGAGCAGCTTAAACAGGGCAAAGGGCAGAAACGGGAGCTCTTTGAATGAATAAAGTGTTTTCAGGTATAGCTTGGCAGCATTATCTATACTGGCAGACAGAGGACAAAAAAATTCTCAAGAAAATAAATGAGCTGATCCGGGATATTGAAAGAAATGGGAACGAAGGTTTAGGTAAGCCGGAACCATTAAAGCACGAATTATCTGGCTTTTGGAGCCGGCGGATTACTGATGTTCACCGACTAATATACAGTCTGGACGATGCAAATATTTATATCGCGAGCTGTCGGGATCATTATTAATAGAGATGCAGTCGCCTTGCCGGTCTCCAGGTTGCAGATATTAACGGTAGTCAGTCCGCTTTCCATCGCCAGGTCCCTGAACGACATCCCTTTGACAATCCTTGTTTGGCGAATACGATCCCCCAGATTATCCCCCATCCCAGAAAGCCCCAAGAACAATGGCAGTTGTAGCTCCGTGTTAAAGCTCATGTCTTCACTGCAGTTGAATTGTTAGCTTTGGCGCATAACGAGGGATATTGTGGTGATATTAAAAACAATGCTATTTCGAAAAGAGGGGCTTAAAGTAATGCGTAAAATTATTTTACTGTTATTGTTATTGTTTATTACCGCCTCTGTCCTGGCAGCCTGCCTCCGCAGGCCCGCTGAAACGCCGCCTCGGGAAATAAAGGAAACTGTGGTTCTGTTTTACGGAGACCAGGGCAATGAACAGCTATTAAGTGAGGAGCGTGTAATATCTTACCGGGAAGGAGAGGACCGCTACAGCGTAGTCTTAACAGAGTTGATCGCCGGCCCGCAAAGCGGGAACCTGCGAGCCAATATTTCTCCGCAGACACGCGTCTACGGTACTATCAGACAAGGCGACGCTTTAATCGCTAATGTAAGCAAAGAATTTGCCCAGTTTAGCGGTAGCGTGGCCGAAGTGTTGGCTGTTCTTTCGGTGGTCTCCACTTTGACACAATTTGAAGATGTCCGTCTGGTTAAAATCCTGGTGGAAGGGGAAGAGCTCATTGGTCCCAGCGGCCAACCCCGTGGTTTTATGCCGATTGCAAAACAGGAACAGGCCCCGGAAACACTGACACTCTATTTTGCCAATTCTCAGGCCACAGCAGTGTCGCCGGAGAAAAGGAAAGTTACTTTGCCGGCTGGCAGCAGTTTGGAGGATAGGCTGAAAATTACCCTGGAAGAATTGATTCGCGGTCCACAGATCGCCGGTTTGTTCAGGACTATACCCGAGGGAGTACGCATTCTGTTAGTTGCTGTGGAGAAAAACATCGTCACAGTGAATTTTTCCCGGGAGATGGAAACTAATCACCCCGGCGGTGCTGCGGGAGAAAGCATGACCATTAATTCCATAGTAAATACTTTAACTGAATTTGAGGGTATTGACTTAGTGGCTATGACTGTGGAGGGCGAACCCATGTCCATTGAGCATATGATTCTGGATGCGCCTGTTCGACGTAATGAGGCGATGATCGAGCGCTGAGAACAGTTTGAAGCTTGAACAGTAAATCTTAGCTGAAGATAAACCTCAGACGGATTATCCTGAAGGATTATCTTACAAGGCAGGCTGGCGCAGGTTTGTGCCAAAGCCTGTCTTTTTATAGGTAAACAAGGATTATTCAGGAACACCATAGTGCCGGGGCGTAAAGAGCGGTGTACTGTCAGCGAACCCCGCACCTGTAACAACTTCTACTGACCAGACTATCTCCATGGCAACGATTAATTATGGAGGCAAAATAGTGTGACACAGATATGGCAGTGGCAAAAAATAAAGATTAAAAACAGGCGGGGATTGCGCCTGGCAGGATTGCTGCACGGCAGTCCACTGATCACAGAACAGGTCCTTGTTATCGCCCATGGTTTTACCGGAACAAAGGAGGGAGGCGGCCGGGCCGTTGCCATGGCTGAAGGCCTCGTCTCGCTGGGCTTTGGAGCCTTATTATTTGATTTTGCAGGCTGCGGAGAAAGCGAGGGGGAGTTCAGGGAGGTCTCTCTCAGCAACCATATTGATGACCTTAGGGCGGTATATGACTACTGCCGTTCCACCGGGTTTTCCAGAATTCTGCTTTCAGGCCGGAGCTTCGGCGGAAATGGGGCTTTATGCTTTGCAGCTATGGAAAAAGATGTGGCTGGCGTTTGTACTTGGGCAACTCCCGCAGACCCATGGCAATTATTTAACCGTCTTTTCCAGCAGGCACGGCACTTGCCAGGCGGCCTCCTGGAACTGTCCGGAACTAACGGACAGGTTTTTCATTTAAAGGAGGATTTTCTGACTGACCTTCTTCAGTATGATTTAAGACAGGCAGCAGCCAATATCGGACCCCGCCCGCTGTTAATTATCCATGGCGACCAGGATGAGCTGGTGCCGGTCACCGATGGCCACTGCTTAGCGGAGGCTGCTGTTGAGCCAAAGCGACTGATAGTAATTTCCGGAGGGGACCACCAGTTTAGCAACAACTACCAGGAAGCTAATTTGGCGTTAAAGAAATGGCTTCAGGAGTTCTTTCCGCCCCTAACAAAACGTATCTAATTTTCATTCCTTCTTCAAAAAGGGATTAAACTGAAAGCGGCCCGTTGAGTATGGTGAGGTGTGCTATGACTGATTTCATTACTTGCGCCAACTATACGCTGCGCCTGACTGCAGCACATGCCACTTTGCACTTGATTCTAGCTCTACTTGCATTCGCGGCAAGTAAATGCTAAAGTTATACATTCAACGCTGTAATAACCGCAAATGAAGGGGAGATGCACTACGAAATATATTATTGTTCTAGCTGATGGAATGGCTGACTATCCCATCAAGGAATTAAATAATTCTACACCAATGGAATACGCCCACACCCCCAACATGGATTATATGGCCAAATACGCCGTCATGGGTATGGTGAAAACAATTCCCCATGGTTTTCCGCCTGGCAGTGATGTAGCCAATCTTTCGATAATGGGATATGACCCCAGGTTATATTATACCGGCAGGTCTCCTTTGGAAGCTGTCAGCATGGGAGTTCCTCTTACCTCGAAAGATGTGGCCTTTCGCTGCAATTTAGTGACCTTATCAAATGAAGAAAATTATCTGGAAAAGCGAATGATCGATTACAGCGCTGACGAAATAACTACTGAAGAAGCCGCTTGTTTAATTGAGGAAGTAAAAAAGAGGTATGACACTGATTATTACAACTTTTATCCTGGGGTTAGCTACCGCCATTTAATGGTCTGGCACAATGGCCCTTCTGAACTGGAAATGATTCCTCCTCATGACATTGCCGAGCAAAAAATAATTGATTACTTACCGAAGGGTCAGGGAGCAGATCAGATTTTGAAGTTTATGATCCTAAGCAACGAATGGCTGGAACAACACCCGGTTAACCAAAGAAGAATAGAAATGGGCCTTCGTCCAGCCAATTCCCTTTGGTTCTGGGGCCATGGTAGAAGACCGGCTCTTACCAGCTTTTACGACAAATACTTTTTAAGAGGCGGTGTTATTTCCGCTGTAGATTTAATTAAAGGTCTAGGAATCTGTATCGGTTTACATCCAATTGCCGTTCCTGGAGCGACCGGAAATATTCACACCAACTTCAAAGGGAAGGCACTGGCCGCTTTGCAATTGCTTGAAGAGGGGCTGGATTTTGCCTACATCCATGTGGGAGCCCCGGATGAGGCAGGGCACAGAGGTGACTTATCAGCGAAGATTAAGGCCATAGAAGAAATAGATGAGAAGGTAATTGGAGTGTTACTGAAAGGACTGCAAGGATTTGCAGACTATAAATTAATGGTACTGCCTGACCATGCTACGCCACTTTCACATAGAACTCATACCGCAGATCCGGTTCCCTTTCTTATCTCAAGAAAGTCAAAAAAATATCCTTCTGGACTTGAAAGTTTTTCCGAAAAGAATGCTGCTCTGACCGGATTTAGGATTGATGAAGGATTCCGCTTAATGGATCATTTTATTGGATAACTTATTTTATACCGATTTTATGGCCGGCATATTTCCTGAAGTCATGGTCAAAAATTTCTTTCAGCCAAAAAATCCTTTTGTTTGCAGCAGGAA
This genomic interval from Syntrophomonadaceae bacterium contains the following:
- a CDS encoding GerMN domain-containing protein: MRKIILLLLLLFITASVLAACLRRPAETPPREIKETVVLFYGDQGNEQLLSEERVISYREGEDRYSVVLTELIAGPQSGNLRANISPQTRVYGTIRQGDALIANVSKEFAQFSGSVAEVLAVLSVVSTLTQFEDVRLVKILVEGEELIGPSGQPRGFMPIAKQEQAPETLTLYFANSQATAVSPEKRKVTLPAGSSLEDRLKITLEELIRGPQIAGLFRTIPEGVRILLVAVEKNIVTVNFSREMETNHPGGAAGESMTINSIVNTLTEFEGIDLVAMTVEGEPMSIEHMILDAPVRRNEAMIER
- a CDS encoding ImmA/IrrE family metallo-endopeptidase, with translation MAHSVERLTIVLYPMGSNLSGMCVKSRTCAVIAVNSSMSVGRQRFSLAHELYHLYYDDDYLTAICAKRLGSEKAKENQADQFASYLLMPPDALADMINRTKKNKTDRLSVENLVRLEQYFGVSRQAILYRLIEDGEITQQEAESMRQGIIWSALSLGYDDTLYKPLPANKQYMTYGFYIQQANEAFKKGLISSGKYEELLLSAYRHDLVYGDESEGGELIND
- a CDS encoding cofactor-independent phosphoglycerate mutase is translated as MKGRCTTKYIIVLADGMADYPIKELNNSTPMEYAHTPNMDYMAKYAVMGMVKTIPHGFPPGSDVANLSIMGYDPRLYYTGRSPLEAVSMGVPLTSKDVAFRCNLVTLSNEENYLEKRMIDYSADEITTEEAACLIEEVKKRYDTDYYNFYPGVSYRHLMVWHNGPSELEMIPPHDIAEQKIIDYLPKGQGADQILKFMILSNEWLEQHPVNQRRIEMGLRPANSLWFWGHGRRPALTSFYDKYFLRGGVISAVDLIKGLGICIGLHPIAVPGATGNIHTNFKGKALAALQLLEEGLDFAYIHVGAPDEAGHRGDLSAKIKAIEEIDEKVIGVLLKGLQGFADYKLMVLPDHATPLSHRTHTADPVPFLISRKSKKYPSGLESFSEKNAALTGFRIDEGFRLMDHFIG
- a CDS encoding type II toxin-antitoxin system Phd/YefM family antitoxin, which gives rise to MIATTYSSVRQNFKKYCDKATIDFETIIITRERGDNVVMMSEAEYNNLLENLHVRSNPKYYNELLQSIEQLKQGKGQKRELFE
- a CDS encoding alpha/beta hydrolase, which encodes MTQIWQWQKIKIKNRRGLRLAGLLHGSPLITEQVLVIAHGFTGTKEGGGRAVAMAEGLVSLGFGALLFDFAGCGESEGEFREVSLSNHIDDLRAVYDYCRSTGFSRILLSGRSFGGNGALCFAAMEKDVAGVCTWATPADPWQLFNRLFQQARHLPGGLLELSGTNGQVFHLKEDFLTDLLQYDLRQAAANIGPRPLLIIHGDQDELVPVTDGHCLAEAAVEPKRLIVISGGDHQFSNNYQEANLALKKWLQEFFPPLTKRI
- a CDS encoding Txe/YoeB family addiction module toxin — protein: MNKVFSGIAWQHYLYWQTEDKKILKKINELIRDIERNGNEGLGKPEPLKHELSGFWSRRITDVHRLIYSLDDANIYIASCRDHY